One genomic region from Spirosoma sp. KCTC 42546 encodes:
- a CDS encoding carboxypeptidase-like regulatory domain-containing protein, with the protein MKRIHLAIDTPCQQHWQKMKSVDTGRFCDHCQKTVVDFSGLTDQQIVEVVNQSTGSTCGRFRLSQLNRKLHVPTPASQAPVRFFSLLAAGLLGYQTVKAETQPLFVVPATTQASESFGHIANQLVVDGATSTDSSWVITGRVVEKSSETGLAGVSIVLKGTSTGVSTDSAGHFQLSVPMEQKDDLITLVVASIGFQTQEIQRRPDQATPMLVNLNEDTTALGEVVVVGGYKKLSFWQRLKNRFRAGH; encoded by the coding sequence ATGAAACGGATTCATCTTGCAATTGATACACCTTGCCAGCAGCATTGGCAGAAAATGAAGTCTGTGGATACGGGGCGGTTTTGCGATCATTGCCAGAAAACGGTGGTAGATTTCTCCGGGCTGACAGATCAGCAGATTGTAGAGGTGGTTAATCAATCTACAGGTTCAACCTGTGGGCGTTTTCGACTAAGCCAACTCAATAGAAAATTACATGTTCCGACGCCAGCTTCTCAGGCACCAGTGCGTTTTTTTAGCTTGTTAGCGGCAGGATTATTAGGCTATCAAACGGTAAAGGCCGAAACACAACCCCTGTTTGTTGTTCCTGCTACTACGCAAGCTTCAGAAAGCTTTGGCCATATTGCTAATCAGCTAGTTGTTGATGGAGCCACATCAACGGACTCGTCGTGGGTAATTACTGGGCGGGTAGTCGAGAAGTCATCTGAAACGGGTCTTGCGGGTGTAAGTATTGTTCTGAAAGGAACATCAACAGGCGTTAGTACAGATTCTGCCGGACACTTCCAATTGAGTGTTCCAATGGAACAGAAAGATGACTTGATTACGCTGGTTGTAGCCTCAATCGGCTTTCAAACGCAGGAAATACAACGACGCCCCGACCAGGCTACCCCAATGTTGGTCAACCTCAATGAAGATACTACAGCGCTGGGTGAAGTGGTCGTTGTGGGAGGCTACAAAAAGCTATCGTTCTGGCAACGATTAAAGAATCGTTTCCGGGCTGGCCACTAA